One genomic segment of Thermodesulfobacterium sp. TA1 includes these proteins:
- a CDS encoding arsenate reductase ArsC, which produces MKIAFICTGNSARSQMAEGYAKHFANLYGVNVEVYSAGSKPEPVVNPLVIKVMAEDGIDITSQYPKSIEEIPLAEVDLVITLCGDAQETCPYFPAQKREHWGLDDPAKAKGTEEEKLGFFRKIRDEIKERVKILIFSFKRP; this is translated from the coding sequence ATGAAAATAGCTTTTATTTGCACAGGAAATTCTGCAAGGAGTCAGATGGCAGAGGGATATGCTAAACACTTTGCTAATCTATATGGGGTTAACGTAGAGGTCTATTCTGCTGGTTCAAAACCTGAACCTGTGGTTAACCCCTTAGTCATTAAGGTCATGGCAGAGGATGGCATAGACATAACCTCTCAGTATCCTAAGTCTATAGAAGAAATCCCTTTGGCAGAGGTTGACCTGGTTATAACCCTCTGCGGAGACGCTCAAGAAACCTGCCCATATTTTCCTGCTCAAAAAAGAGAACATTGGGGGCTTGACGACCCTGCTAAAGCCAAGGGCACAGAGGAAGAAAAATTGGGATTTTTTCGTAAAATAAGAGACGAGATAAAAGAGAGGGTAAAAATTCTAATCTTTTCCTTTAAGCGTCCTTAA
- a CDS encoding TonB-dependent siderophore receptor, giving the protein MKNLRIIFLCIFSLIFYSIVKAEEKSSVSSYELKEIVVTESKYPQTSQEITHKVDAVEKEEIKQINLPNRNLAEAIKYLPGNFVNPLSRNDANWGSYGGLGPKYNSWLLDGLPIDSFVDPMSLDFIYLDRIEVHRGPASVLYPNYMTMDFAGNEIPLAGTTNLILKDKIEKPFTNISLGYGSWETINARIYHEGNAGPFNFFIGANYEQSDYTNYGTKDSWLSMIDDPEYKKIKAYFKTTYFFTRDTKLSMFAHHTKHDGDTGRPHRGYDHQYDIINLNFVVPLNNDLDLQVKGGYRYYHRSWEEDNYPANLSLREEAGVKQNIYPFDIVLHFKHWGKSLLTFGFDTQYSTYKTYAKIGGVKNIGNDVKAKNFGFYVQEKIVYNKWVFRLGARYNYTKHSYDLISGVKPSVDEKSWEKVLWSSGIRYNITDKIGIYANAGSSFLVPSAKSVGGTLRPEDRGVPGRHGQLPNPGIKPEKGLSFDLGTDIWLTNNLNLGFRGFYHIVKDTVVTNVVSTNPSQSQDINAGKSYTRGLEFEVNHFISEKFKWFVNFTYTDTKVNNRIDINQDNSDIPFVPEFITNIGFNAKLPYYFTVSFYIQYVGKYYDTTDKLSRRDFGDYATVNLNMQKIFYKNEKYYSNLIFELNNIFDKKYEMPWQFQDPGFNAMVRMEFNF; this is encoded by the coding sequence ATGAAAAATTTAAGGATTATTTTTCTGTGTATTTTTAGTTTAATATTTTACAGTATAGTCAAAGCAGAGGAAAAAAGTAGTGTATCATCTTATGAACTTAAAGAAATAGTTGTTACTGAATCAAAATATCCTCAAACTTCTCAAGAAATTACGCATAAGGTTGATGCAGTAGAAAAAGAAGAAATCAAACAAATAAACCTTCCTAATAGGAATCTTGCAGAGGCAATAAAGTATCTACCAGGTAATTTTGTAAATCCTCTTTCAAGAAACGATGCTAATTGGGGTTCTTATGGAGGACTTGGTCCAAAATATAATAGCTGGCTTTTAGATGGACTTCCAATTGATTCTTTTGTTGATCCGATGAGTCTTGATTTTATTTATCTTGATAGAATTGAGGTTCACAGAGGTCCAGCATCTGTTCTTTATCCAAATTATATGACGATGGATTTTGCTGGTAATGAAATTCCTTTAGCTGGAACAACTAATTTGATTTTAAAGGATAAGATAGAAAAACCCTTTACAAATATTTCGCTTGGTTATGGTAGCTGGGAAACAATAAATGCTAGAATTTATCACGAAGGGAATGCTGGTCCCTTTAATTTTTTTATCGGAGCTAATTATGAACAGTCAGATTACACTAATTACGGGACAAAAGATTCATGGTTAAGCATGATTGATGACCCAGAATATAAGAAAATAAAGGCTTATTTTAAAACTACTTATTTTTTTACGAGAGATACAAAGCTTTCTATGTTTGCTCATCATACTAAACATGATGGAGATACAGGTAGGCCTCATAGAGGCTATGACCATCAATACGATATAATAAATTTAAATTTTGTAGTACCTCTCAACAATGATTTAGACCTTCAGGTTAAAGGTGGCTATAGATACTACCACAGGTCTTGGGAGGAAGATAATTATCCAGCTAATTTGAGTTTAAGAGAAGAAGCAGGCGTTAAACAAAACATATATCCGTTTGATATTGTCTTACATTTTAAACACTGGGGTAAAAGTTTACTTACTTTCGGATTTGATACACAATACTCAACCTATAAAACTTATGCAAAAATTGGCGGAGTTAAAAACATTGGAAATGATGTAAAAGCAAAAAATTTTGGCTTTTATGTTCAGGAAAAAATAGTGTATAACAAATGGGTTTTCAGATTAGGAGCAAGATACAACTATACAAAACACAGTTATGACCTTATAAGTGGAGTTAAACCTTCCGTTGATGAGAAGTCTTGGGAGAAAGTTTTATGGAGTTCTGGTATACGGTATAACATTACTGATAAAATTGGAATTTATGCAAATGCAGGTTCAAGCTTTCTTGTGCCTTCAGCAAAATCTGTTGGTGGAACATTAAGACCTGAAGACAGAGGTGTTCCAGGAAGACATGGACAGCTTCCAAATCCTGGGATTAAACCAGAGAAAGGATTAAGTTTTGATTTAGGTACAGATATTTGGTTAACTAATAATCTTAACTTGGGCTTTAGGGGATTTTATCATATTGTAAAAGATACAGTTGTTACAAATGTGGTAAGCACAAACCCTTCACAGTCTCAGGATATAAATGCTGGAAAATCCTATACACGTGGTTTAGAGTTTGAAGTTAACCATTTTATAAGTGAAAAATTTAAATGGTTTGTTAATTTTACCTATACAGATACAAAAGTCAATAATAGAATTGACATAAATCAGGATAATAGTGATATCCCTTTTGTTCCAGAATTTATAACAAATATTGGATTTAATGCAAAACTTCCATACTATTTTACTGTTTCTTTCTATATTCAGTATGTAGGTAAATATTATGATACCACTGATAAGTTAAGTAGAAGAGATTTTGGAGATTACGCAACTGTAAATCTTAATATGCAAAAAATTTTCTATAAAAATGAAAAATACTATTCAAATTTAATTTTTGAGTTAAATAACATATTTGATAAGAAATATGAAATGCCATGGCAGTTTCAAGACCCTGGTTTCAATGCTATGGTAAGGATGGAGTTTAATTTCTAA
- a CDS encoding GGDEF domain-containing protein gives MIVDVFLLDRRLKDIAVRVQPIYHQVFVREAFLLFMQDEKLNLIPVINQDKFVVGQLQRRRFLEHIVLGKYGYGIHLNGNKKVLEIMEPPGLILDAFNTIEEAGIKLQQRKPPDTYDDIIVVDNNRYFGVVSVSLLVEALAQKSLMLAKDANPLTGLPGNWAIKSVIEEKIEKGEAFEVIYIDINYFKPFNDRYGFAKGDEVIIVLGKVIKEAVSLWKNSFVGHIGGDDFIVVTSPEASLAIAERIKKGFEAFLPEFHGKDYLVGRYQSKDREGKERTFPLLSLTLSIVSSLNRNITSYAHLASIASEVKAKAKALSKEAGTSVIFKDRRKDKSEEEEFYARNKAVTH, from the coding sequence ATGATAGTGGATGTTTTTTTATTAGATAGAAGATTAAAAGATATAGCTGTTAGAGTTCAACCGATTTATCATCAAGTTTTTGTAAGAGAGGCTTTTTTGCTTTTTATGCAGGATGAAAAACTTAACCTTATACCGGTAATAAACCAAGATAAATTTGTGGTAGGACAACTACAAAGAAGAAGGTTTCTTGAACATATTGTTTTAGGAAAGTATGGATATGGCATCCATCTTAACGGAAATAAAAAGGTATTAGAAATAATGGAGCCACCAGGGCTCATTCTTGATGCCTTTAATACCATAGAAGAGGCTGGTATAAAACTCCAACAGAGAAAACCTCCTGATACCTATGACGACATCATAGTGGTTGATAACAACCGATATTTTGGGGTGGTTTCTGTCTCTCTTTTAGTAGAGGCTTTAGCTCAAAAATCTCTTATGCTTGCCAAAGATGCTAATCCCCTTACCGGGCTTCCTGGAAACTGGGCCATAAAAAGTGTTATAGAAGAAAAGATAGAGAAAGGAGAGGCTTTTGAGGTAATCTATATAGACATCAACTATTTTAAACCGTTTAACGATCGCTATGGTTTTGCTAAAGGAGATGAAGTAATCATTGTCTTGGGAAAGGTGATAAAAGAGGCGGTTAGTCTCTGGAAAAACTCTTTTGTTGGGCATATAGGAGGGGATGACTTTATAGTAGTAACTTCTCCAGAAGCTTCCTTAGCAATAGCTGAAAGGATTAAGAAGGGATTTGAAGCTTTTTTGCCTGAATTTCACGGAAAGGACTACTTGGTAGGAAGATACCAGTCTAAGGACCGAGAAGGTAAAGAAAGAACTTTCCCTCTCCTTTCTCTTACCTTGTCGATAGTAAGTAGTTTGAATAGAAACATAACCTCTTATGCTCATTTAGCCTCGATTGCTTCAGAGGTTAAAGCAAAGGCTAAAGCTTTGTCTAAAGAAGCAGGAACGTCCGTAATCTTTAAAGACCGAAGAAAAGATAAGTCTGAGGAAGAAGAATTTTATGCAAGAAATAAAGCCGTTACTCATTGA
- a CDS encoding transposase yields MGKPLRELNRRGVKKVQLFITDDLPGIENAIKMVYPASEWQLCVLHTVRNSLNKVRAKDRGLFAEDLKRIYRAETEERAKESTIRK; encoded by the coding sequence TTGGGAAAACCTTTAAGAGAGTTAAATCGGCGTGGGGTAAAGAAAGTTCAACTTTTTATTACGGATGATTTGCCTGGGATAGAAAATGCCATAAAGATGGTTTATCCAGCTTCGGAATGGCAACTTTGTGTATTACATACTGTAAGGAATTCTTTAAATAAGGTGCGGGCAAAAGATAGAGGTTTATTTGCAGAAGATTTAAAAAGGATATATAGAGCAGAAACAGAAGAAAGAGCTAAGGAGTCAACTATCAGAAAATAG
- a CDS encoding flavodoxin family protein: MKVIAFNGSPRKKGNTQQALELLAEELLSQGIKTEIIQVGDKPIRGCLACYTCRKKQNERCAIEDEVNDWIQKMKKADGIVLASPVYFSGITGTMKCFLDRAFLVSGVNGNLFRHKVGAALAVCRRAGGVATYDQLLHYLTYAEMVVATSNYWNGVFGLTPGEVLQDEEGRQIVRVLAKNLAWLLKTTQGKRSKNLAPEKEIKTFTNFIR; encoded by the coding sequence ATGAAGGTAATAGCCTTTAATGGAAGCCCGAGGAAGAAAGGTAATACCCAACAGGCGCTTGAACTTTTGGCCGAAGAACTGCTTTCCCAAGGGATAAAGACAGAAATTATTCAGGTAGGAGATAAACCTATAAGAGGATGTCTTGCCTGTTATACCTGCAGAAAAAAACAGAATGAAAGATGTGCGATAGAAGATGAGGTAAACGATTGGATACAGAAGATGAAAAAGGCTGACGGAATAGTTCTTGCTTCTCCTGTTTATTTTTCAGGAATAACAGGAACGATGAAATGTTTTTTAGATAGAGCCTTTTTGGTTTCTGGGGTTAACGGAAACCTCTTTAGGCATAAAGTAGGGGCTGCGCTTGCGGTTTGTAGAAGGGCAGGCGGAGTAGCCACTTATGACCAGCTTTTACACTACCTTACTTATGCCGAGATGGTGGTAGCTACCTCTAATTACTGGAATGGCGTGTTTGGACTCACCCCAGGTGAGGTTTTACAGGACGAAGAAGGAAGACAAATCGTAAGGGTTTTAGCTAAAAATCTGGCCTGGCTGCTTAAAACTACCCAAGGTAAAAGGTCTAAAAACCTTGCCCCTGAAAAAGAAATAAAAACCTTTACCAACTTTATCAGATAA
- a CDS encoding ABC transporter substrate-binding protein produces MSNKIMRKKIIYFIYTVLIVILFYNSTEAIIIVQDFRGKDIILKKPAERVVCLIESALTGIYMLNQQHKIIGIPTNVYEEGYYYSETYKYYASLDERIRNKNIPAVGNWEKVNIEKVLSLKPDLIIIWASQTDAISTFEKLGIPVYGVFITKLDDVYKEILDFGKLLDAEKRAKELVEYAQREVKYFKNISSKIPNKKKVYFSWAQHNFLQTSCKGSIVDELITLVGARNICSHIKGESVTLNIEKLIYLNPDVILMWYSKSLTPLNIKSNKQLQMINAIKKNSIFQFSDTFSFDLWTLKFLYATKFMAKNIYPEIYNYNLKKEYQKIMSFLYGKNFLL; encoded by the coding sequence TTGTCTAATAAAATTATGAGAAAAAAGATAATATACTTTATTTATACAGTTTTAATTGTTATTTTGTTTTACAATTCTACTGAAGCTATTATTATAGTTCAAGATTTTAGAGGTAAAGACATTATTTTGAAAAAGCCTGCAGAAAGAGTTGTCTGTCTCATTGAAAGTGCTTTAACAGGAATTTATATGCTTAACCAGCAACATAAAATCATAGGAATTCCTACAAATGTTTATGAAGAGGGTTACTATTACAGTGAGACATATAAATATTATGCTTCCTTAGATGAAAGAATTAGAAACAAGAACATACCTGCTGTTGGTAATTGGGAGAAAGTAAACATAGAAAAAGTACTTTCTTTAAAACCAGATTTAATTATAATTTGGGCAAGCCAAACTGATGCCATATCAACTTTCGAAAAATTAGGAATTCCCGTTTATGGAGTTTTTATAACAAAATTAGACGATGTTTATAAAGAGATTTTGGATTTTGGAAAACTTTTGGATGCAGAAAAGCGGGCAAAAGAGCTTGTCGAATATGCTCAAAGAGAAGTTAAATATTTTAAGAATATATCATCTAAAATACCAAATAAGAAAAAAGTATACTTTAGTTGGGCGCAACATAATTTCTTACAGACTTCATGTAAGGGAAGTATTGTAGATGAATTGATAACTTTAGTAGGAGCAAGAAATATTTGCTCTCACATTAAAGGAGAGTCGGTTACTTTAAATATTGAGAAATTAATCTATCTTAATCCAGATGTTATTTTAATGTGGTACAGCAAGTCATTAACTCCTTTGAACATTAAAAGTAATAAACAATTACAAATGATCAACGCTATAAAGAAAAATTCAATTTTTCAATTTTCAGATACTTTTTCTTTTGATTTATGGACTTTAAAATTTTTGTATGCCACAAAGTTTATGGCTAAAAATATATATCCTGAAATTTATAATTATAACTTAAAAAAAGAATACCAAAAGATTATGAGTTTCTTATATGGGAAAAATTTTTTATTATAA
- a CDS encoding EAL domain-containing protein: MQEIKPLLIEGNLDIYFQPVVNLFTGKVLGFEALVRGINQEKNLIIPPNVLFELAKKEGVLIEFDRTCKDLAMKKFKDFGLEKDFLLFLNVNSETIDLGLAGTNWIKKRIRYYGINPKAIVVEISEAKIIHTDKLIAFAEKYLNYGFSIALDDFGTRHSNLERLIRLDIQYLKLAKTFIEDLPNGEKKQKLLEVIDILSQKLDFLNIAEGVETWEEALFLKQYNISLAQGYFFSYPNPNPREALFLAEKKIKELELIISNKLWYNTYEGLLPSS, translated from the coding sequence ATGCAAGAAATAAAGCCGTTACTCATTGAGGGAAACCTTGATATTTATTTTCAACCTGTAGTCAACCTTTTTACAGGCAAAGTGTTAGGTTTTGAGGCCTTGGTTAGAGGAATAAACCAAGAGAAAAACCTTATCATCCCTCCTAATGTTCTTTTTGAGCTGGCTAAAAAAGAAGGGGTTTTGATAGAATTTGACCGCACTTGTAAAGACCTTGCTATGAAAAAATTTAAAGATTTTGGACTGGAAAAGGATTTTCTCCTTTTTCTGAATGTTAACAGCGAAACCATAGACCTTGGGCTTGCAGGAACTAATTGGATAAAAAAAAGAATCAGATATTACGGCATAAATCCTAAAGCTATAGTGGTTGAAATAAGCGAAGCCAAAATAATCCATACAGACAAACTGATTGCTTTTGCAGAAAAATACTTAAATTACGGATTTTCTATAGCCCTTGATGACTTTGGAACCAGGCATTCAAATTTGGAAAGATTGATCCGTTTAGATATTCAATATTTAAAGTTAGCTAAAACCTTTATAGAGGACCTCCCTAATGGTGAGAAAAAACAAAAACTTTTAGAGGTTATAGATATCCTTAGCCAAAAGTTAGATTTTTTAAACATTGCAGAAGGGGTAGAAACTTGGGAAGAGGCCTTATTTTTAAAACAGTACAACATTTCGTTAGCCCAAGGATATTTTTTTTCTTATCCAAATCCAAACCCAAGAGAAGCCCTATTTTTAGCAGAAAAGAAAATCAAAGAGCTAGAGTTAATAATTTCTAATAAACTGTGGTATAATACTTATGAGGGTTTACTTCCATCTTCTTGA
- a CDS encoding Slp family lipoprotein: MINILRSLILGLVLIFILQGCATLPKEFREIPVKKDITLSLVLSSPEIYQNSQILWGGKIVSCLNKEELTLLEIVQLLW; the protein is encoded by the coding sequence ATGATTAATATCTTGCGTTCATTGATTCTTGGTTTAGTTTTAATTTTTATCCTCCAAGGATGTGCTACCTTACCAAAAGAATTTAGGGAAATCCCAGTTAAAAAAGATATCACTCTATCCTTGGTCTTAAGCTCTCCTGAAATTTACCAAAACTCTCAAATACTCTGGGGCGGAAAAATTGTAAGCTGTTTAAATAAAGAAGAGCTCACTCTCTTAGAAATAGTTCAACTCCTTTGGTAG
- a CDS encoding Crp/Fnr family transcriptional regulator: protein MEHKTVNQENLKAFLKSTFYFSRLSEKDLERISNLCVVKKLAKKTHLFAEGDKATGFYLIKEGWIKIYKLSPEGKEMVVHIYGPGEIFGEIVLAGFEEYPVWAQALTESEVIFFEKKLFKNLISQSPDLCLILLATFALKIKEMLSNLENLTLKDAKERLMKFLYKASESSPDRVIKLEIPKAQLALLLGITPETLSRLFKKLEEEGVIKVEGKYIWVNPNSCSLNEGRD from the coding sequence GTGGAACATAAAACTGTAAACCAAGAAAATTTAAAGGCTTTTTTAAAAAGTACTTTTTATTTTTCCAGACTCTCTGAAAAGGATCTCGAAAGGATTAGCAACCTCTGTGTGGTAAAAAAATTAGCCAAGAAAACTCATCTTTTTGCTGAAGGAGATAAAGCCACTGGGTTTTATTTAATAAAAGAGGGTTGGATTAAAATTTACAAGCTTTCTCCCGAAGGTAAGGAAATGGTAGTTCACATCTATGGACCTGGAGAAATTTTTGGAGAGATAGTACTGGCAGGGTTTGAAGAGTATCCAGTGTGGGCTCAAGCCCTTACCGAAAGCGAGGTCATTTTCTTTGAAAAAAAACTTTTTAAAAACCTAATCTCTCAATCTCCAGACCTCTGCCTTATTCTTTTAGCTACTTTTGCTTTAAAAATAAAAGAAATGCTATCTAATTTGGAAAATCTAACCTTAAAAGACGCTAAAGAAAGATTGATGAAGTTTCTTTATAAAGCCTCTGAATCGTCGCCAGATAGGGTTATAAAACTTGAGATTCCAAAGGCTCAACTGGCTCTTTTGTTAGGGATTACTCCAGAGACCCTTTCCAGGTTGTTTAAAAAACTTGAAGAAGAAGGGGTTATAAAGGTTGAAGGCAAATACATTTGGGTTAACCCAAACTCTTGTAGCTTAAACGAAGGCCGAGACTAA
- a CDS encoding CBS domain-containing protein, with protein MLVKDWMTENVVTLEENETLEKAFKLLEDFKTFRKVPITKEGKLAGIITLTDIKGLLPYKAKELIKDPKFEEFFDQLKKIPIKEVMTKDPIYTYPDETIEKASVIMLENKVSGLPVVDKAHRVVGIITETDIFRFYTLVSGVYFAPYLMGALIGCVDDIKSIRDVLNNKLGAKISSILMWDALFLLSHDTNLKDVMVRFQLSKPLADVEKSVIEAFNEYETIKVLFVRKDTIEDVPSRRWK; from the coding sequence ATGCTGGTTAAAGATTGGATGACAGAAAACGTAGTAACTTTAGAAGAAAACGAAACCTTAGAAAAGGCTTTTAAGCTTTTAGAAGACTTTAAAACTTTTAGAAAAGTTCCTATTACTAAAGAGGGCAAACTTGCCGGAATAATAACCCTTACAGACATAAAAGGTCTTTTACCCTATAAGGCTAAGGAATTGATTAAAGACCCTAAGTTTGAAGAATTTTTTGATCAACTAAAAAAAATTCCTATTAAAGAGGTTATGACCAAAGACCCTATCTACACCTATCCTGATGAAACCATAGAGAAAGCCTCGGTTATTATGCTTGAAAACAAGGTTTCGGGCCTACCGGTAGTAGATAAAGCCCATAGAGTCGTAGGTATCATAACCGAGACCGATATTTTTAGGTTTTATACTTTGGTTTCCGGGGTTTATTTTGCCCCTTATTTGATGGGAGCCCTTATTGGATGCGTAGACGATATAAAAAGCATAAGAGATGTGCTTAACAACAAATTAGGGGCAAAGATTTCAAGTATTCTCATGTGGGATGCCCTTTTTCTTCTTAGTCATGATACCAACCTTAAAGACGTGATGGTTAGGTTTCAGCTTTCTAAACCTTTAGCCGACGTAGAAAAAAGTGTTATAGAAGCTTTTAATGAATACGAAACCATTAAGGTTCTTTTTGTCCGTAAAGATACGATAGAGGATGTGCCTTCAAGAAGATGGAAGTAA
- a CDS encoding IS110 family transposase yields the protein MTHYIGVDISKDNFHFCILNHEAKTLSSGKLSMSLQGFSDFFNLLKTLSDPIVVMESSGRFHIPLYCFLVEKDIQTFILNPKIVHRFFEFISANNPSKYDTKDAKILALFALNNPEFLKSYPENSELRSASRLIQKLKHELAEAKTQIKYALTVLFPEAEKHFNIYSHSFLNILLKFPSAKTLKKAKPNEISEIIKSSVPKGKTPSFSPDEVINLAKNSIGVDNPYLSQTLIIYIEKLFFLEPRIKKLEEMLVEKMDEDQQEQIKLISSIKGISSKLASLFLAEIRDVKRFSNAKKLIKFAGTDPVTKQSGKYKAKMSISKQGSSFLRNVLFQMAVGVVKWNFYFRSYFIRKKKNFGSYKKAMIAVVNKLIRVIYAICRKKTFFNPAFSKFPVLEVSHV from the coding sequence ATGACCCATTACATCGGTGTTGACATTTCTAAAGATAACTTCCACTTCTGCATCCTTAACCATGAAGCTAAAACCCTCTCCTCCGGCAAACTCTCTATGTCTCTTCAAGGCTTCTCTGATTTCTTTAACCTTCTCAAAACCCTCTCTGACCCTATCGTTGTTATGGAATCCTCTGGTAGGTTCCACATCCCCCTTTACTGCTTCCTCGTTGAAAAAGATATCCAAACCTTCATCCTTAACCCTAAAATCGTCCACAGATTCTTTGAATTTATCTCCGCTAACAACCCCTCTAAATACGACACAAAAGATGCCAAAATCCTTGCACTCTTCGCTCTTAATAACCCTGAATTCCTTAAATCCTATCCTGAAAACTCTGAACTCCGTAGTGCTTCTCGTCTTATCCAAAAACTTAAACATGAACTTGCTGAAGCTAAAACTCAAATCAAATACGCCCTCACTGTTCTTTTCCCAGAAGCTGAAAAGCACTTTAATATTTACTCCCACTCCTTCCTTAACATACTCCTTAAATTCCCCTCTGCTAAAACCCTTAAAAAAGCTAAACCAAATGAAATTTCCGAAATTATTAAATCCTCTGTTCCTAAAGGTAAAACCCCTTCCTTTTCTCCCGATGAAGTCATAAACCTTGCTAAAAACTCTATCGGGGTTGACAATCCTTATCTCTCTCAAACTCTTATCATCTACATCGAAAAACTCTTTTTCCTTGAGCCAAGAATAAAAAAGCTTGAAGAGATGCTTGTAGAGAAAATGGATGAAGACCAGCAAGAACAAATTAAGCTCATTTCCTCTATAAAAGGTATTTCCTCTAAACTTGCAAGTCTCTTTTTGGCTGAAATCAGAGACGTAAAAAGATTTTCTAATGCCAAAAAGCTCATAAAGTTTGCGGGCACAGACCCAGTAACAAAACAATCTGGTAAGTATAAAGCTAAGATGAGCATATCTAAGCAAGGGTCGAGCTTTCTCAGAAATGTTCTTTTCCAGATGGCGGTAGGTGTAGTAAAATGGAATTTTTACTTCAGATCCTATTTTATACGTAAGAAGAAAAACTTTGGCAGTTATAAGAAAGCTATGATAGCAGTTGTAAACAAACTTATAAGAGTTATCTATGCAATTTGTAGAAAAAAAACTTTCTTTAATCCTGCTTTTTCTAAGTTCCCTGTTCTGGAGGTCTCTCATGTTTAA
- a CDS encoding transposase, translating to MSIRRNEVAKEPVYLALGIKPDGRREILGFWIFGSEGESAKNWENL from the coding sequence TTGTCTATTCGGCGAAATGAGGTAGCAAAGGAGCCAGTATATTTAGCTTTAGGGATAAAGCCTGATGGGAGAAGAGAGATACTTGGATTTTGGATATTTGGGTCTGAAGGAGAGAGTGCCAAGAATTGGGAAAACCTTTAA